Sequence from the [Clostridium] scindens genome:
TTCCTACATTGGCCTCTGTGGCATCCGCAAACTTCTTTGTGCCTTCCTTATTCAGGCTCAGTTCCACGGAGTACTCCTTATTGCCCATATCATCCTCGCCGGCCTTTGCCGTAGCGGTCTTGACATCGGATCCGGTGATCACCGTCTCTCCGTCTTCCGTCCTGAATTCAAGGGAGCCGGGTTTTCCAAGCTCATCCAGGATCGCATTGGCATCCGTAACGCCCGGAATCTCAATGTTGATCCGGTCGTCGCCTTCCTGGTACACGCTTGCTTCCGTGCTGTACTGTTCCACACGCTTCTGAAGCTTATAAATGGTGTCGCTCATCTCTTTTTCTGTCGGATTGTCATCCTTAACCTGATAGGTAATGCTGACGCCGCCTGCCAGATCCAGGCCAAGCTTAATGTTCTTCATTGCGCCGGTTCCCGTCTTGCCAAAACCGACCAGAACCGTAAAGCCAAGCAGCACGACCAGCACGGCGGTCAGAATCAGGCTCAGTATGCCTTTGTTCTTCTTCATGGTTTACTTCCTTTCTGTCTCTTCTTAATCCCTTTTTATTCTTCTGCAAGCGCCGCTTTCATCATAATCGCGCATTCCACGCGCTTACGCTGCATCTCGCAGCCAATATCATATGTATCGTGAATGGTCCCGTGGAAATTGTAAGAATTCGCCATACATCCTCCGCTGCAATAGAATTTGGCAAAACAGTCCCTGCACTTATCCTTGGAGTACACGTTGCAGCTGCGGAAATCATCCGCAATCTCTGGTCTTACGATTCCTTCGTCTACATTTCCCATCAGGAATTCTTCCTGCCCCACGAACTGATGGCAAGGATAGAGATCTCCCCAAGGGGTCACGGCCAGATATTCCGTCCCGGAGCCGCATCCGGACAGCCTTTTCGCCACACAGGGCCCACCGTCTAAGTCTATCATAAAATGGAAAAAATTAAAACCTTTTCCTTCCTTTTCACGTTCGATCATTATCTTTGCCAGTTTATCATATTCTTCATTGATCATCGGGATATCTTCTTCCCGGATCGCGTAGGGATCGCTTTCATCTCCCACCACCGGCTCTATGGACATCTGCTTGAACCCCAGATCCGCGAAATGCAGGATATCGTTGGAAAAATCCAGATTATCGCGGGTAAACGTTCCCCGCACATAGTACCGCTCCTGGTTTCTGCTCTTTGCCAGTTTCTGGAACTTGGGAACGATCAGGTCATAACTTCCCTTTCCATTGCGGAAGGGACGCATACGGTCATTGACATCCTTGCGGCCGTCCAGGCTTAAGACAACATTGTCCATCTCCTTGTTCACGAACTCCTGCACCTCGTCGTTTAACAGGACGCCATTGGTGGTAATCGTAAACCGGAAATGCTTGTCGTGGATCTTTTCCTGCTCTCTTCCATAAGCCACCAGGTCTTTCACCACCTGCCAGTTCATCAGCGGTTCTCCGCCGAAGAAATCCACTTCCAGATTATGCCTGTTCCCGGAATTGGCGATCAGGAAATCCAGCGCTTTCTTTCCCACTTCAAAACTCATAAGGGCGCGCCTGCCATGGTACTCCCCTTCTTCCGCGAAGCAGTATTTGCAGGCCAGATTGCAGTCATGGGCAATATGAAGGCATAGTGCCTTTACCACCGTCTTTCGCTTCTTTACTTCCTCGATCATGCATTCATAGGCATCCTCAACGAAGAGCCTTCCTGCTTCCGTCAGTTCGATTACGTCCGAGAGGGCATCTTCAATCTCGCTCTCTTCGTACTTCTGTCCCAACTCTTTCTTAAGGCCCTTAAGCACGCATGGCTCTTTTAGCGTCATAGCGGTATGGGCTTCATTTTCTTCGCTTAATTTCGCGATCACGTCATAGCACAGTTCGTCCACTACATGGACCGCGCCGCTGTACACATCCATGACGATATTGTATCCATTATTCTGGTATTGGTGAATCAAGGCTATATACCCCTTTCCTATATACATTATCAGGGGCCGCCCCCTGCATCCATTCTTATGAACAACAAGAAACAGCGACCCTTAAGACCGCTGTCCCGAGTATTCCATATAATTCAAAACTATTTCTTCTGTTCGCAAGTCTGGTTTCCTACTGTACAGGAAGTCTTACATGCTGACTGGCAAGATGTCTGGCATTCTCCGCATCCGCTCTTCTTCAAATTGCTGTTCATAGTCTGTGTATTTAATGTTTTTACATGTTTCATGCTCTATTCCTCCTTACCTTTGCTTAACTTATGCTATTATACCATTTCATTATTATTTTCGCAATCATTTTATATCTCTTGTTAAAACTTTAATTACTCCCCATTCTATGGCCTTTTTACGGCAGTTATGATACACTATCGGTGGATTACAGCGCGAACGCCAGGTACTGCTATCTATTGCCATAGTCTTTTTAAGAAGTATTATTACAAATGTATGTCTTATAGGAGGTAATTGTACAATGGCAATTCAAATTGGCATCAACGGATTCGGCCGCATCGGCAGAGTCGCATTCCGTATCGCCATCAGTCAGCCTGAACGCTTCCACTTGTGTGGAATCAATGTCCGTAACGCAGATCTTGATTATATGGTATATATGATCCGGTACGATACCATATTCGGCCGCTTCCGCGGTGAACTTGGCACTTACGAGAAGGGGATTACCGTAAATGGAAAGAAGATCCCTGTCTTTTCCGAGAGCGATGCTTCCTGCATCCCATGGGAAAGCTGTGGCGCCGAATATATTATCGATGCAACCGGCGCTTTCTGCACCACTGCAAAAGCAATGTCCCATATCAAGGCCGGGGCAAAAAAAGTCATCATCTCGGCTCCAGCCAAGGATGAGGAGACCCCCACGTTCGTCATGGGCATCAACCACACCAATTACTCGCCGGATATGAAGGTCATATCTAACGCTTCTTGTACCACGAACTGTCTGGCGCCCATCTGCAAAGTCCTGGAGGACAATTATGGCATCGAATATGGCCTGATGTCCACAATCCACGCGGCAACCGCCAAGCAGAAAGTAGTCGACAGCCGGTCTTTGAAGGATTGGCGCACCGGCCGGGCAGTTTTTGGCAATCTGATTCCTTCCACCACCGGAGCAGCGAAAGCAATATCCTTGGTCATCCCTTCTCTGAAGGATCGGATGAACGGAATCTCTTACCGGGTTCCTACTTCGGACGTCTCCATCGTCGATCTGAACGTAGCGCTTAAGAGCCCCGCATCCTACGAGGATATCTGCAGCAAAGTCCACGAGGCCTCCATGACATATTTGTCCGGCATCCTGGATTACGTAGATGACGAAGTCGTGTCCTCTGATTTTATCGGAGACTCCCACGCCTCCATCTTCGATGCGCGGGAAGGGATACAGGTTAATTCCCATTTCTTTAAGCTGATCTGCTTCTATGATAATGAGTGGGGCTATACCAGCCAGATTTTCAGACTCATAGAATACATGGACCAGATTCATCAGCAATAACAATTTCATATCGTTTCTATGGCAGCGATAGATAGCCGCAGTTACTGTAATCACCTTTCTGTAAGGGACATATGCATTCGTAATTACGATTATGAACCATACAAAACTATGCCAAAAGAGACAGACACTTTTTTGAAGTGTCTGTCTCTTTTACGATATCATTCCGCCGGCCATTCCGCCGCCCGCGCATAAGATAAATGTGGTCACGAGATTGGCGCCGTCTCCGTTCAGCGTATGGTACACCCCCAGCGTGATCAGCAGAAGCAGGGCAAAATACGCGATGCCAAGACCAAGGCCCCATATGAACCGCTTCACTTTGGCCATCTTGCCGATCAGAATTCCTCCGATCAAGGTCGCCATGACATAGATAGCTACGATCGCCGCCGATACCATCTTCTCGTTCAGCTCCATCTTATATAGCGCCATCGTAAGCAGCAAAAGCAATATCCCCGTAACAATATAAGAAGCCAGCAGCGCCTTCAGCACCCACATAACCTTTGAGTCTTTTCGAACCTGTCTTTCCATCCCATCCCTCCTTGTCTATCACAAGTTATGATGGAACTTCCAGGTTTATTCCACTATTGTTCCATTTGCCTTCCTAAAAATCCTGCGGCACAGGCTGCCATCTTCTGCTCCAGTTCTCCCAGCTTCTTCTTCGCGTCCTTGGACAGCAGGATGACGCCGCCGATCACATCGCCTTCGCAGATGATAGGGCAGATGATCTCATATTCGTATTCTTCTTCCTGGCTGTCGGTTATGGCAACATACTTCTTATCGCCAAGTGCGGCCATGATCTGGCTTCTGTCTCCCAGCTGCTTCTCCAGCGGCCTGCTGATATATTTATCCTGCAGATCCTTTTTGCCTGTGCCTGCTGACGCAATGATCTGATCCATATCGCAGACGCATACCAGGCAGCCCATTGTCTGGGCAAGGCTCTCTGCATACTGTTTTGCAAATGCGGAGAGTTCTCCGATGGGAGAATACTTCTTCAGTATGATTTCCCCCTCCCTGTCCGTAAATATTTCCAGAGGGTCGCCCTCCCTGATTCTAAGAGTTCTTCTTATTTCCTTTGGAATAACCACCCTTCCCAGATCATCTATCCTTCTTACGATTCCAGTAGCTTTCATATAAGTTTTCCTCCGTTTACAAATCTATCCATTTTCTTGTATGGTGGTAGTCTTTGTAAAATCAAGTTTTTTATACCTGCGGCCAAAATAAATATCATTTATATATCCTACTTTGGGCTGGATATTTAAAGCACAGTTCTGTATAATAATAAGAAGTATGAAATTAGGAGGGATAAAGATGAGCAAGATTGAAGAAGTCCGAGGCGATATGGTGAAAGCCATGAAAGCCGGAGACAAGGAAACCAAGGAGACTCTGTCCATGCTGCTGGCTGCCCTTAAGAACAAGGCCATTGACAAGCGGGAAGACTTGACGGAAGCAGAGGAAATCCAGGTGATCTTAAAAGAAATAAAACAGACAAAAGAAACACTGGATATGACCCCTGCGGACCGGACCGAGATTATTGACGAGTGCAACAAGCGCCTGTCCGTATTGGAGCAGTATGCCCCGAAGATGATGGGCGAGTCAGAGATCAAGGACGTAATCGAGGCTACTTTAAAAGAAATTGGCCTGGATGCGCCAACTGCTAAAGATAAAGGAAAGATTATGAAAGTTCTGATGCCAAAGGTAAAGGGAAAGGCCGACGGCAAACTGGTTAACGAACTTCTCATGACCTATATGGGATAAAATTATGAAACGGAAAAGCAAGCAGAAAGGATTTACCTTAGTAGAACTGATTGTCGTAATCGTAATCATCCTGATTCTTGCAGCGCTTCTCATCCCCTTCCTGCTTCGCTATGTAGAGAAGGCCAAAGAGGCGAACTGCAGGTCAGGCATGAGTTCTCTGCTGACGGAATATTCCGCTGGCGTAGCGGAAGGAGTGATCGATCCGGACAAGGATCAGGACATCGGCGACCTTCAGAAGTCCGGCCTTATATCCGATTTTTCCTGCCCCAGCGACGGGGAACTCTATATCAAGCAGGATAAGGATGGAGTCATCACGATCCGGTGTACATACCACGACGATGGCAAGAAAGATTCCGGAAGTTCCGGCAAATTCCCCGGATCCGATACATTTAAAAAACTTCAGGAATTTATCGAGACGGATTGGTCCGGGAAAAGGATAAATAATGACAACATTTTAAGAGAGTATTTTAAAAAATATGGGAAAAATCTTGAAAATGTGAAAGTAGACGATGCGATCAGTTCATCCCAGCGCGAGAAACTGATTGACGAAATTGCAAAAAAGACCGGTATTTCCCGTGATACGCTGACTTCTGCCTTTGACGCATTTCAGGGAAAGGAATATAGTGCTGTTCCTTATGTAACAGGAAAAACAGGGGAAGTTATCATGTATTACTCCACCAACGGACTGGAGAATGACCGCACCCACGATCCGACGAACCTGCTGTATTATAATGGATCATGGTATTTTTATCCGAATATGAACGGAAGCAAAAATCAATTCTCGCCAGGCTATATCCTCCCATCCTTAGGTAACTCCGATGATGTTCAAAAAACGCT
This genomic interval carries:
- a CDS encoding GatB/YqeY domain-containing protein; this encodes MSKIEEVRGDMVKAMKAGDKETKETLSMLLAALKNKAIDKREDLTEAEEIQVILKEIKQTKETLDMTPADRTEIIDECNKRLSVLEQYAPKMMGESEIKDVIEATLKEIGLDAPTAKDKGKIMKVLMPKVKGKADGKLVNELLMTYMG
- the spoVT gene encoding stage V sporulation protein T; amino-acid sequence: MKATGIVRRIDDLGRVVIPKEIRRTLRIREGDPLEIFTDREGEIILKKYSPIGELSAFAKQYAESLAQTMGCLVCVCDMDQIIASAGTGKKDLQDKYISRPLEKQLGDRSQIMAALGDKKYVAITDSQEEEYEYEIICPIICEGDVIGGVILLSKDAKKKLGELEQKMAACAAGFLGRQMEQ
- the gap gene encoding type I glyceraldehyde-3-phosphate dehydrogenase; protein product: MAIQIGINGFGRIGRVAFRIAISQPERFHLCGINVRNADLDYMVYMIRYDTIFGRFRGELGTYEKGITVNGKKIPVFSESDASCIPWESCGAEYIIDATGAFCTTAKAMSHIKAGAKKVIISAPAKDEETPTFVMGINHTNYSPDMKVISNASCTTNCLAPICKVLEDNYGIEYGLMSTIHAATAKQKVVDSRSLKDWRTGRAVFGNLIPSTTGAAKAISLVIPSLKDRMNGISYRVPTSDVSIVDLNVALKSPASYEDICSKVHEASMTYLSGILDYVDDEVVSSDFIGDSHASIFDAREGIQVNSHFFKLICFYDNEWGYTSQIFRLIEYMDQIHQQ
- the scfA gene encoding six-cysteine ranthipeptide SCIFF encodes the protein MKHVKTLNTQTMNSNLKKSGCGECQTSCQSACKTSCTVGNQTCEQKK
- a CDS encoding prepilin-type N-terminal cleavage/methylation domain-containing protein, which gives rise to MKRKSKQKGFTLVELIVVIVIILILAALLIPFLLRYVEKAKEANCRSGMSSLLTEYSAGVAEGVIDPDKDQDIGDLQKSGLISDFSCPSDGELYIKQDKDGVITIRCTYHDDGKKDSGSSGKFPGSDTFKKLQEFIETDWSGKRINNDNILREYFKKYGKNLENVKVDDAISSSQREKLIDEIAKKTGISRDTLTSAFDAFQGKEYSAVPYVTGKTGEVIMYYSTNGLENDRTHDPTNLLYYNGSWYFYPNMNGSKNQFSPGYILPSLGNSDDVQKTLEANGCIKIQ
- the scfB gene encoding thioether cross-link-forming SCIFF peptide maturase, which produces MIHQYQNNGYNIVMDVYSGAVHVVDELCYDVIAKLSEENEAHTAMTLKEPCVLKGLKKELGQKYEESEIEDALSDVIELTEAGRLFVEDAYECMIEEVKKRKTVVKALCLHIAHDCNLACKYCFAEEGEYHGRRALMSFEVGKKALDFLIANSGNRHNLEVDFFGGEPLMNWQVVKDLVAYGREQEKIHDKHFRFTITTNGVLLNDEVQEFVNKEMDNVVLSLDGRKDVNDRMRPFRNGKGSYDLIVPKFQKLAKSRNQERYYVRGTFTRDNLDFSNDILHFADLGFKQMSIEPVVGDESDPYAIREEDIPMINEEYDKLAKIMIEREKEGKGFNFFHFMIDLDGGPCVAKRLSGCGSGTEYLAVTPWGDLYPCHQFVGQEEFLMGNVDEGIVRPEIADDFRSCNVYSKDKCRDCFAKFYCSGGCMANSYNFHGTIHDTYDIGCEMQRKRVECAIMMKAALAEE
- a CDS encoding TIGR04086 family membrane protein; translated protein: MERQVRKDSKVMWVLKALLASYIVTGILLLLLTMALYKMELNEKMVSAAIVAIYVMATLIGGILIGKMAKVKRFIWGLGLGIAYFALLLLITLGVYHTLNGDGANLVTTFILCAGGGMAGGMIS